In the genome of Oxalobacter aliiformigenes, one region contains:
- a CDS encoding GNAT family N-acetyltransferase, whose product MLRKACEKDISRIAEILIFAKRVSYRPIFENDEVSFNSMQVLTEAENLKQPHMLDNVFVYDDGIVRGMMKREFRGKELKLCELFIDPFFQNLGIGKKILTSLVSEARNNGCLRIYMWVLEKNARARNFYEKYGFVFSGIREEFANTGRYKMKYIMPLD is encoded by the coding sequence ATGCTGAGAAAAGCCTGTGAAAAAGACATTTCGAGAATCGCGGAAATCCTGATATTCGCCAAACGGGTTTCTTACCGGCCTATCTTCGAAAATGACGAGGTTTCTTTCAATTCCATGCAGGTATTGACTGAGGCTGAAAACCTGAAACAGCCTCATATGCTGGATAATGTTTTCGTCTACGATGATGGTATCGTCAGAGGCATGATGAAGAGGGAATTTCGTGGAAAAGAACTGAAATTGTGTGAGCTTTTCATCGATCCTTTCTTCCAGAACCTTGGTATTGGAAAGAAAATCCTGACATCTCTTGTCAGTGAAGCCCGAAACAATGGCTGTTTGCGCATTTACATGTGGGTACTCGAAAAAAATGCCCGCGCCAGAAACTTTTATGAAAAATATGGCTTCGTTTTTTCAGGCATCAGGGAAGAATTCGCCAATACCGGACGCTATAAAATGAAGTACATCATGCCCCTTGACTGA
- a CDS encoding pseudouridine synthase has translation MNEPVRLSKRMSELGICSRREADEWIERGWVMVDGKVISQLGSKILPDQKITVRKQASLEQSKKVTILINKPVGYVSGQAENGYKPAVSLINETTHWKNDPSKEKFRPSQLRSLVPAGRLDIDSVGLLVLTQDGRIARQLIGENSTTDKEYLVRVKYLKPGRLPDSDLRLLRHGLKLDGKPLLPAKVHWQNDDQLRFVLREGKKRQIRRMCEAVGLKVIGLKRIRIGQVRLGDLPPGQWRYLGAGEKF, from the coding sequence ATGAATGAACCGGTCCGTCTTTCCAAGCGCATGTCTGAACTGGGAATCTGTTCCCGGCGTGAAGCCGATGAATGGATCGAACGTGGATGGGTTATGGTTGACGGGAAGGTCATCTCCCAGTTGGGCAGCAAGATATTGCCTGACCAGAAAATTACCGTGCGCAAACAGGCTTCTCTCGAGCAGTCGAAAAAAGTCACCATTCTGATCAACAAACCGGTCGGTTACGTCAGCGGTCAGGCAGAAAACGGATACAAACCGGCTGTTTCTCTGATTAACGAAACGACTCACTGGAAAAACGATCCGTCAAAAGAGAAATTCAGGCCATCGCAATTGCGCAGTCTGGTACCTGCCGGAAGGCTCGATATTGATTCGGTCGGTCTTCTGGTATTGACACAGGACGGCCGTATCGCCAGGCAGTTGATCGGGGAAAATTCGACAACGGACAAGGAATATCTGGTACGGGTCAAATACCTGAAGCCGGGAAGACTTCCCGACAGTGATCTCCGGCTTTTAAGACATGGATTGAAACTGGATGGAAAACCGCTTTTGCCGGCCAAGGTCCATTGGCAAAACGACGACCAGTTACGTTTCGTATTGCGTGAAGGGAAAAAAAGACAGATCCGGCGGATGTGCGAAGCGGTCGGCCTGAAAGTCATCGGACTGAAAAGAATCCGTATCGGTCAGGTCAGACTGGGGGACTTGCCTCCCGGACAATGGCGGTATCTTGGGGCCGGCGAAAAATTCTGA
- a CDS encoding [protein-PII] uridylyltransferase, with product MTDHIDNSLKKRLVSLRNAAIEEYRTDFHPQRLLKTLCRNVDKILIDAWNETGLSSEHVLIAVGGYGRGELYPYSDIDVLILLNRNPDSDLQQKLESLIQTFWSLGLTIGHSVRTIDECLEESAHDITIQTSLLEARYITGSRRLFRQMKERYDAQMNAQAFFIAKMLETRQRHVKMGDTPYSLEPNCKESPGGLRDLQVILWAAKAAKLGNSWNELAQRGLITASEAQQLRKKERAFKDIRIRLHIQAQRCEDRLLFDLQMPVAETFRFRKKGKILDRRAASECMMQRYYRAAHTVTQLNTILLQNLQARLFPKPYLPVRINDRFNEVNNLVDITDDKVFLEHPSSLLEVFYLLCQRSDLKNMTARTLRAMWHARIHIDRNFRSDSTNQSFFLRILKSPRFAARALQHMNELGILGRYLPNFGKIVGQMQHDLFHQYTVDQHILTVIANLHRFSLAEYAHENPLCSQLMTSFDKPWLLYVAALFHDIAKGRGGDHSLLGTNDARRFCKQHRLSPDDTELIVFLVREHLTLSQVAQKKDLSDPEVIRQFAERIKDERHLTALYLLTVADIRGTNPQIWNAWKSKLLEDLLHLTLRVLGGEEISVDHELKKRQKEALATLRLYGLPEYAHEEFWKQLDIVYFLRHDASDIAWQTRTLYWRANSSEPIVKCRLSPIGEGLQVTVYMLDRADLFARICSYFDRKNFSILDAKIHTTIHDYALDTFLVTRQGFEKNYRDIITLVEHELTELLKSQHILPPPSKPHLSRKSRSFPISPTLDLRPDASGKCFVLSITANDRTGLLYSIAQVFSRYKVNLHTAKVMTLGERIEDVFLIDSEMLQHPRAQIQFETDMIDILKVS from the coding sequence GTGACGGATCATATCGACAATTCGCTGAAGAAACGTCTGGTTTCATTACGGAATGCCGCAATCGAAGAGTACAGGACGGACTTTCATCCGCAGCGTCTGCTTAAAACCCTGTGCAGGAATGTCGATAAAATATTGATTGACGCATGGAACGAAACCGGTCTGTCTTCCGAGCATGTGTTGATTGCCGTCGGCGGTTATGGTCGCGGCGAGCTTTATCCCTACTCGGATATTGATGTTCTGATTCTGTTGAACCGGAATCCGGACAGCGATTTGCAGCAAAAGCTTGAATCACTTATCCAGACATTCTGGTCTCTGGGACTGACTATTGGACACAGTGTCAGGACGATTGATGAATGTCTGGAGGAATCGGCACATGATATCACGATCCAGACCAGCCTTCTGGAAGCCCGTTATATAACCGGTAGCCGGCGTCTGTTCAGACAAATGAAAGAACGCTACGACGCCCAGATGAATGCACAGGCGTTTTTTATCGCGAAAATGCTGGAAACCCGGCAACGTCATGTCAAGATGGGTGACACGCCATACAGCCTTGAACCGAACTGCAAGGAGAGTCCGGGCGGATTGCGGGATCTTCAGGTTATTTTATGGGCGGCAAAAGCTGCAAAACTGGGGAATTCATGGAACGAACTGGCGCAACGTGGCCTGATTACGGCTTCCGAGGCACAACAACTGAGAAAAAAGGAAAGAGCGTTCAAGGATATCCGGATCCGTCTGCATATTCAGGCGCAACGATGTGAAGACAGACTTCTGTTCGATTTGCAAATGCCGGTCGCCGAGACATTCCGGTTCAGGAAAAAAGGAAAGATTCTGGACCGGCGTGCAGCCAGTGAATGCATGATGCAACGTTATTACCGGGCTGCCCATACTGTCACCCAGCTCAATACGATTCTGCTGCAGAACTTGCAGGCCCGTCTGTTTCCGAAGCCTTATCTTCCAGTTCGAATCAACGACCGTTTCAATGAAGTCAATAACCTGGTCGACATTACGGACGACAAGGTTTTTCTCGAACATCCCTCTTCCCTGCTCGAAGTGTTTTATCTGTTATGCCAGCGCTCCGACCTGAAAAACATGACGGCACGTACCCTCCGTGCCATGTGGCACGCCCGCATTCACATTGACCGGAATTTCAGAAGCGATTCGACCAACCAGTCGTTTTTCCTCCGCATTCTGAAATCGCCCCGTTTCGCCGCCAGGGCGCTGCAACACATGAACGAGTTGGGAATCCTCGGCAGGTACTTGCCCAATTTCGGAAAAATCGTGGGGCAAATGCAACACGATCTCTTCCATCAGTACACTGTCGACCAGCACATTCTGACGGTTATCGCCAATCTGCACCGGTTTTCACTTGCCGAGTATGCACATGAAAATCCGCTTTGCAGTCAACTGATGACCAGTTTCGACAAACCCTGGCTTCTCTACGTCGCCGCACTGTTTCATGATATCGCCAAAGGCCGTGGCGGCGATCACTCCTTGCTGGGAACGAACGATGCCAGAAGATTCTGCAAGCAGCACCGTCTGAGTCCTGACGATACCGAACTGATCGTTTTTCTGGTTCGGGAACATCTGACCCTGTCGCAAGTCGCCCAGAAAAAAGACTTGTCCGATCCGGAAGTTATCCGCCAATTCGCCGAACGGATCAAAGATGAACGCCATCTCACCGCCCTGTATCTTCTGACGGTGGCCGATATACGCGGAACCAATCCGCAGATATGGAATGCATGGAAAAGCAAGCTGCTGGAAGATCTGTTGCATCTGACTTTGCGCGTGCTTGGAGGTGAAGAGATTTCCGTCGACCACGAACTGAAAAAACGCCAGAAAGAAGCTCTGGCGACATTGCGTCTGTACGGTCTGCCTGAATATGCCCATGAGGAATTCTGGAAACAGCTGGATATCGTTTATTTCCTGAGACACGATGCATCGGATATCGCCTGGCAGACCCGGACACTATACTGGCGTGCGAATTCATCCGAACCCATCGTCAAATGCCGTCTCTCGCCGATCGGCGAAGGACTGCAGGTCACGGTCTATATGCTTGACCGCGCCGATTTGTTTGCCCGGATATGCAGTTATTTCGACAGAAAGAACTTCAGTATTCTTGATGCGAAAATCCACACGACGATCCACGACTACGCATTGGACACTTTTCTCGTAACCCGGCAAGGTTTTGAAAAAAATTACCGTGACATCATTACACTGGTCGAGCATGAGTTGACGGAACTGCTGAAGTCGCAACACATATTGCCACCGCCTTCCAAGCCGCACCTGTCGCGTAAATCACGATCTTTCCCCATTTCGCCGACGCTGGATCTGAGACCGGATGCCAGCGGCAAGTGTTTTGTCCTGTCCATTACAGCCAATGACAGAACCGGACTTCTGTATTCCATCGCACAGGTTTTCAGCCGGTACAAGGTGAACCTGCACACGGCGAAAGTCATGACACTGGGAGAACGGATTGAAGACGTTTTCCTGATCGACAGCGAAATGCTTCAGCATCCTCGCGCGCAGATTCAGTTCGAAACGGATATGATCGACATTTTGAAAGTTTCATGA
- a CDS encoding mechanosensitive ion channel family protein produces the protein MTQDKLIGPGKTFLINTLSNQSILAILALLAILAIVFIVLRLKRFRNNMPLHIVRVSIAFFSLYLTGKLLSQFIELHDISIVTPKEINFLFLVAIVALAIRECFLFADHFRRHLENTGKNATSAQIITRVIKIVCAISILLMFGEQFGLSFAGLLTFGGIGGIAIGLAGRDILSNLFSGIMIYFDRPFNIGDWIRSPDRNIEGTVLEIGWRTTKIMTFQNRPLYVPNYIFSTICVENPGRTRNWRIKTSIGILCEDVDKIKVIVGQIRDMLKKNDNIDQSQTLLVNFNQIGDFSLNILVYCFTKTTVWSEWLQIQEDVYLEIINIVQKNGSDLAYPTRKVFLEQMAKQ, from the coding sequence ATGACACAAGACAAACTCATCGGTCCCGGAAAAACATTTCTTATCAATACCTTATCCAACCAGAGCATCCTGGCTATCCTCGCTTTGCTGGCTATATTGGCCATTGTCTTCATCGTTTTGCGACTGAAACGATTCCGCAACAATATGCCATTGCACATCGTGCGTGTCTCTATCGCTTTTTTTTCACTTTATCTAACAGGCAAACTGCTCTCACAGTTCATTGAATTGCATGACATTTCAATAGTCACACCAAAAGAAATCAATTTCCTGTTTCTGGTCGCCATCGTCGCACTTGCCATCAGGGAATGCTTCCTTTTTGCAGATCACTTCAGAAGACATCTGGAAAATACCGGAAAAAATGCCACTTCGGCACAAATCATTACCCGGGTTATAAAAATCGTGTGCGCCATTTCCATTCTGCTCATGTTCGGTGAACAATTCGGCCTGAGCTTTGCCGGATTATTGACATTCGGAGGAATAGGCGGGATTGCCATCGGTCTGGCGGGAAGAGATATTCTGAGCAATCTCTTTTCGGGAATCATGATCTATTTCGATCGTCCCTTCAATATCGGTGACTGGATCCGGTCACCGGATCGCAATATTGAAGGAACGGTTCTTGAAATCGGATGGAGAACCACAAAAATCATGACGTTCCAGAACCGCCCGCTTTATGTCCCGAACTATATATTTTCCACAATATGTGTGGAAAATCCGGGAAGAACACGAAACTGGCGCATCAAAACTTCCATAGGCATTCTTTGTGAAGATGTCGACAAAATAAAAGTTATCGTCGGCCAAATCCGGGATATGTTGAAAAAGAACGATAATATTGACCAGAGCCAGACCTTGCTGGTGAATTTCAATCAGATCGGAGATTTTTCCCTCAACATTCTCGTTTATTGTTTCACGAAAACGACTGTCTGGAGTGAATGGCTGCAAATACAGGAAGACGTTTATCTCGAAATCATCAACATTGTCCAGAAAAACGGTTCTGACCTGGCATATCCCACCCGCAAGGTTTTTCTGGAACAGATGGCGAAGCAATAA
- the map gene encoding type I methionyl aminopeptidase translates to MAKIYIKNAEQIEGIRKASKLAAEVLDYVAPFVKPGVSTGELDKLCHEFITDHGAVPAPLNYCPPGYTPYPKATCISLNDVVCHGIPNFNKLLKKGDTLNIDITVIKDGYYGDTSRMYFAGEPSIMAKRLSKITYECMWLGINEVKPGAHFGDIGYVIQQYAEDAGYSVVREFCGHGVGIEFHEEPQVLHYGRRNTMDELKPGMIFTIEPMINAGGKAIRSMPDGWTIRTKDRSLSAQWEHTILVTDTGYEVLTVSPDMPSPPHFIRNNH, encoded by the coding sequence ATGGCAAAAATTTATATCAAGAATGCCGAACAGATAGAAGGTATCCGGAAAGCGAGCAAACTGGCTGCCGAAGTGCTTGATTACGTTGCACCATTTGTCAAACCGGGGGTCAGTACAGGGGAACTGGACAAATTGTGTCATGAATTCATCACAGATCATGGCGCTGTTCCGGCCCCTTTGAATTATTGCCCGCCCGGATATACCCCGTATCCCAAGGCGACCTGCATTTCCCTGAACGATGTGGTGTGTCACGGTATCCCCAATTTCAACAAGCTGCTGAAAAAAGGGGATACACTGAATATCGACATTACTGTCATCAAGGACGGCTATTACGGCGATACCAGCCGTATGTATTTCGCCGGCGAACCGTCCATTATGGCAAAACGTCTGTCCAAAATCACTTATGAATGCATGTGGCTGGGTATCAATGAAGTCAAGCCCGGCGCGCATTTCGGCGATATCGGATACGTCATCCAGCAATATGCGGAGGATGCCGGTTACAGTGTTGTCCGGGAATTTTGCGGTCACGGCGTCGGTATCGAATTCCACGAAGAACCGCAGGTTCTGCATTACGGCCGTCGAAATACAATGGATGAATTGAAGCCTGGCATGATTTTCACCATCGAACCGATGATCAATGCGGGCGGAAAAGCGATCCGTTCCATGCCGGATGGCTGGACAATCAGAACAAAAGACCGCAGCCTGTCCGCCCAGTGGGAGCACACCATTCTGGTGACCGATACAGGTTATGAGGTTCTGACTGTTTCACCTGATATGCCGTCACCGCCACATTTCATCAGAAACAATCATTGA
- the def gene encoding peptide deformylase yields the protein MAVRKILKMGHSRLLRESEPVGQFNTPELNELVSDMFETMHAADGAGLAAPQIGVLKRVVIFGYDENNRYPDAPPVPKTVLINPVIRPLTDEIDEGWEGCLSVPGMRGVVPRWKKIHYEGFDQFGNRISRDADGFHARVVQHECDHLDGILYPMRMLDLDLFGFSDAFDEDDDPED from the coding sequence ATGGCAGTACGAAAAATTCTGAAAATGGGGCATTCCCGATTGTTGAGAGAGTCCGAACCCGTTGGACAGTTCAATACGCCGGAATTGAATGAACTGGTTTCGGATATGTTCGAAACCATGCATGCCGCCGACGGGGCAGGGCTGGCGGCTCCCCAGATCGGCGTGCTGAAAAGGGTGGTGATATTCGGATACGATGAAAATAATCGGTATCCGGATGCCCCTCCCGTTCCCAAAACCGTTCTGATCAATCCGGTCATTCGCCCCTTGACCGATGAAATCGATGAAGGGTGGGAAGGTTGCCTGTCAGTACCCGGCATGAGAGGGGTTGTTCCAAGATGGAAGAAAATACATTATGAGGGTTTTGATCAGTTCGGCAACCGGATCAGCAGGGACGCGGACGGTTTTCACGCCAGAGTCGTCCAGCATGAATGTGATCATCTGGATGGCATCCTCTATCCGATGAGGATGCTTGATCTGGATCTGTTCGGTTTTTCGGATGCGTTTGACGAGGACGATGATCCGGAGGATTGA
- a CDS encoding cell division protein ZipA C-terminal FtsZ-binding domain-containing protein produces MTDLQISLIGVGIAIVVGVIAYNKWQEYRAKKHVERAFSDPVDDVLIGAQVDSSTERREPVLDDSVISGLADSNQQLPVQEETGTADNVVLVKIPEIPVDDLIELPIMLNLEESLRAEKILPHLQSLRYTGSKPVRFLGMPDNNDVPEKNWQAIVPGNSYRHLKACVQLANRNGALNEIEYSELLMRLRQIADAIGAEPEVPEMSDVIEKAGQLYQFVADHDAKLGISIRSNGAPWQIVTLKTALEKQGFESRPDGQFVMKDRENGGILFSLSTNELPASETATRLTLLMDVPCIAQEKDGFGQMVQCGKALCIRLDGALVDDGNQMLTDKFLDEISGQVNDFYKEMQESSVPAGSIRALKLFN; encoded by the coding sequence ATGACGGATTTACAGATAAGCTTGATTGGAGTGGGGATAGCGATTGTAGTCGGTGTCATTGCCTATAACAAATGGCAGGAATACCGGGCGAAAAAACATGTTGAAAGGGCTTTCTCCGATCCTGTCGATGATGTTTTGATAGGTGCTCAGGTTGACAGCAGTACAGAGCGTCGCGAACCTGTGCTGGATGATTCTGTTATTTCCGGACTTGCCGACAGCAATCAGCAATTGCCGGTTCAGGAAGAGACCGGAACAGCCGATAACGTTGTCCTGGTCAAGATACCGGAAATACCCGTTGACGATCTGATCGAATTACCGATCATGCTCAATCTTGAAGAAAGTCTTCGTGCGGAAAAAATCCTGCCTCATCTTCAGTCTTTGCGATATACCGGCAGCAAGCCTGTTCGCTTTCTGGGAATGCCGGACAATAACGATGTGCCCGAAAAGAACTGGCAAGCGATTGTGCCCGGAAACAGTTATCGCCACCTCAAGGCATGTGTGCAACTGGCCAATCGTAATGGTGCCTTGAACGAAATAGAGTATTCGGAACTGCTGATGCGTTTGCGCCAGATCGCCGATGCTATTGGCGCCGAACCTGAAGTGCCGGAAATGTCGGATGTTATTGAAAAGGCAGGACAACTCTATCAGTTCGTCGCCGATCACGATGCCAAGCTGGGTATCAGTATACGGAGTAACGGAGCACCGTGGCAGATCGTAACCCTGAAAACCGCGCTTGAAAAACAGGGTTTTGAATCAAGGCCAGATGGCCAGTTCGTGATGAAAGACCGTGAAAACGGCGGAATTCTGTTTTCTCTTTCAACCAATGAGCTTCCTGCGTCTGAAACGGCCACACGGCTGACATTGCTGATGGATGTGCCCTGTATTGCCCAGGAAAAGGATGGTTTCGGGCAAATGGTTCAATGCGGGAAAGCGCTCTGTATCCGTCTGGATGGCGCTCTGGTTGATGATGGCAACCAGATGTTGACGGACAAATTTCTGGATGAGATTTCAGGGCAGGTCAACGATTTCTACAAGGAGATGCAGGAATCATCTGTTCCTGCCGGATCAATCCGTGCCTTGAAGCTGTTTAACTGA
- the galU gene encoding UTP--glucose-1-phosphate uridylyltransferase GalU, with protein sequence MTKITKAVFPVAGFGSRFLPATKAQPKEMLPIVDKPLIQYAVEEAVSAGINELIFITGRNKRAIEDHFDKAYELETELEAAGKFKLLEHIQKILPKNVNCIYIRQVEPLGLGHAVLCARPVVGNEPFAVLLADDFMTVGENQPSVLKQMVQLYEKESRNILAVQEVDRRNTGQYGIVDTSPYRTNLEFVNAIVEKPAPERAPSTLAVVGRYILNPGIFECLEKLEKGSGDEIQLTDGIAGLIEREDVCAYHFTGQRFDCGSKVGYLKATVTMGLRHPEVKEDFRHFLSRINLAE encoded by the coding sequence ATGACGAAAATAACTAAAGCGGTATTTCCGGTTGCCGGTTTCGGGAGCCGTTTTTTGCCTGCTACAAAAGCGCAGCCAAAAGAGATGCTTCCTATCGTTGACAAGCCGTTGATCCAATATGCCGTTGAGGAAGCTGTTTCAGCGGGAATCAATGAGCTGATTTTCATTACAGGCCGGAACAAACGGGCTATTGAAGATCATTTTGACAAGGCCTATGAACTGGAAACGGAACTTGAGGCGGCAGGCAAATTCAAGCTGCTTGAACATATCCAGAAAATTTTGCCGAAAAATGTCAATTGCATTTATATTCGGCAAGTCGAGCCGCTTGGGCTGGGACATGCCGTATTATGTGCACGGCCTGTCGTCGGAAATGAACCCTTTGCCGTTTTGCTGGCCGATGATTTCATGACAGTTGGGGAAAACCAGCCATCGGTTCTCAAGCAGATGGTTCAGTTGTACGAAAAGGAATCCAGAAACATACTGGCTGTCCAGGAGGTAGACCGCAGAAATACAGGGCAGTATGGTATCGTCGATACCTCCCCTTATCGCACCAATCTGGAATTTGTAAATGCCATTGTCGAGAAACCGGCCCCTGAAAGAGCGCCTTCCACACTGGCGGTTGTCGGACGATATATTCTCAATCCCGGCATATTCGAATGTCTGGAGAAACTGGAAAAGGGGTCGGGAGACGAAATCCAGTTGACAGACGGAATTGCCGGATTGATCGAACGGGAAGACGTGTGTGCCTATCATTTCACTGGCCAGCGTTTCGATTGCGGATCCAAGGTGGGATATCTGAAAGCCACGGTGACGATGGGATTGAGACATCCGGAGGTCAAGGAAGATTTCAGACATTTTCTGAGCAGAATCAATTTGGCGGAATAG
- the ligA gene encoding NAD-dependent DNA ligase LigA, translating into MQTDLFGTDESRGDLKERAKRLRDEIERYNYAYYVQDAPVVPDSEYDRLFAELQELEAAHPELVSEDSPTQRVGGAPLAQFEKVEHKVPMLSLQNGLSEEDVEAFDQRISEELGGIKVDYEAELKFDGLAVSLRYEKGLLVQAATRGDGTFGENITANVRTIHSIPLRLSDLAPPEVLEIRGEVLMFKKDFHDLNKRQRENGQKEFVNPRNAAAGSLRQLDSQITASRRLRFFAYGLGELIGVSLPSTQGQLLEWFVKMGIPVCEERKVVHGLKGLMGFFHDIETRRDTLPYEIDGVVYKVNQLSGQQKLGFISRAPRFALAHKFPAQEVLTEVTGIDVQVGRTGAITPVARLKPVFVAGVTVTNATLHNEDEVRRKDVRIGDTVIVRRAGDVIPEVIASVSERRPADAREFVMPTHCPVCGSPIVRPEDEAVARCSGGWINCPAQKKGGLQLFASRKAMNIEGLGEQLIDQLVDKKIISDAADLYRLDLETLSGLDRMADKSASNLLNELEKSRQTTFARFLYALGIRHVGEATARSLAEHFGNLKDLKQASEDQLLDIDDIGPIVASSIKQFFDDPCNCELIAKLQNCGVHWPERAMTAKSGILPLQNKKFVLTGTLSSLTRDEATEIIRNQGGKVSSSVSKNTDYVLAGSEPGTKLVKAQELGIRILDENEFMQLVKNDENN; encoded by the coding sequence ATGCAGACAGACTTGTTTGGCACAGATGAAAGTCGTGGCGATCTGAAAGAACGGGCAAAAAGATTGCGCGATGAGATAGAGCGTTACAACTATGCCTATTATGTTCAGGATGCACCTGTCGTGCCCGATTCGGAGTATGACAGGTTGTTTGCGGAATTGCAGGAACTCGAGGCAGCGCATCCTGAGCTTGTCAGTGAGGATTCTCCAACCCAGCGGGTAGGAGGGGCTCCGCTTGCACAGTTTGAGAAAGTCGAGCATAAAGTTCCCATGTTGTCTTTGCAGAACGGGCTGTCCGAGGAAGACGTGGAAGCATTCGACCAGCGAATCAGTGAAGAGCTGGGTGGTATCAAAGTGGACTACGAAGCCGAACTGAAGTTTGATGGTCTGGCTGTCAGCCTGCGTTATGAAAAAGGACTGCTTGTCCAGGCTGCGACACGGGGAGACGGGACCTTTGGGGAAAACATCACGGCAAATGTCAGGACAATCCATTCCATTCCGCTTCGGTTATCCGATCTGGCACCTCCTGAAGTGCTGGAAATCAGAGGAGAGGTGCTGATGTTCAAAAAGGATTTTCACGATTTGAACAAACGTCAGCGCGAAAATGGGCAGAAAGAGTTTGTCAACCCACGCAATGCAGCGGCAGGCAGCCTGCGTCAACTGGATTCACAAATCACGGCGTCACGGCGATTGCGGTTTTTCGCTTATGGCCTGGGAGAATTGATTGGCGTGTCTTTGCCTTCGACACAGGGCCAGTTGCTCGAATGGTTCGTGAAAATGGGAATTCCGGTATGCGAGGAAAGGAAAGTCGTCCACGGGTTAAAGGGATTGATGGGATTTTTCCATGATATCGAAACACGTCGTGATACATTGCCGTATGAAATAGATGGTGTCGTCTACAAAGTCAATCAATTGTCCGGACAGCAAAAGCTCGGATTTATTTCCAGAGCGCCCCGCTTCGCTCTTGCGCACAAATTTCCTGCTCAGGAAGTGCTGACAGAAGTCACCGGCATTGATGTACAGGTCGGTCGTACCGGAGCGATTACACCGGTTGCGCGGCTGAAACCTGTTTTTGTGGCCGGCGTTACCGTTACCAATGCGACGCTTCATAATGAAGATGAAGTTCGCCGAAAAGATGTCAGGATCGGTGATACCGTGATTGTCAGGAGAGCGGGAGATGTCATTCCGGAAGTGATTGCTTCCGTATCCGAGAGGAGGCCGGCTGACGCGCGGGAATTTGTCATGCCGACACACTGCCCTGTTTGCGGATCACCTATCGTTCGGCCTGAAGATGAAGCTGTCGCACGGTGTTCTGGCGGGTGGATCAACTGTCCGGCACAGAAAAAGGGAGGATTGCAGTTGTTCGCTTCCCGCAAGGCCATGAATATAGAAGGTTTGGGAGAACAACTGATCGACCAGCTGGTGGACAAGAAAATCATCAGCGATGCAGCCGATTTGTACCGTCTTGATCTTGAGACATTGTCTGGACTGGACCGGATGGCGGACAAATCGGCGAGCAATTTGTTAAATGAACTGGAAAAATCCCGCCAGACGACTTTTGCGCGGTTTCTGTACGCACTGGGAATACGCCATGTCGGTGAAGCAACAGCCCGTTCTCTGGCCGAGCATTTCGGCAATCTGAAAGATCTGAAGCAGGCCAGTGAGGATCAGTTGCTTGATATTGACGATATCGGGCCGATTGTCGCGTCCTCAATCAAACAGTTCTTTGATGATCCTTGTAATTGTGAACTGATTGCAAAATTGCAGAATTGTGGTGTTCACTGGCCCGAGAGAGCCATGACGGCAAAATCCGGGATATTGCCGTTACAGAACAAAAAATTTGTATTGACTGGAACGCTTTCGTCATTGACCCGGGATGAGGCCACTGAAATAATCAGAAACCAGGGAGGAAAAGTCAGCAGTTCTGTTTCCAAAAACACGGATTATGTTCTGGCAGGAAGCGAACCCGGTACCAAACTGGTGAAAGCGCAGGAATTGGGAATTCGTATCTTAGATGAGAATGAATTTATGCAATTGGTAAAAAATGACGAAAATAACTAA